One window of the Etheostoma spectabile isolate EspeVRDwgs_2016 chromosome 16, UIUC_Espe_1.0, whole genome shotgun sequence genome contains the following:
- the ankrd34ba gene encoding ankyrin repeat domain-containing protein 34B — protein MEGEGSSPGVAMDSGNPLLRAVFLRRLRLTRLLLEGGAYVNESDGQGQTPLMVACRTQHCDAQSASRVKLVQFLLEKGADPNIQDKEGRSVLMHACQEQAGLEVVSLLLDNGADIGLEDQSGMSALVYAVMAGDWKVLKLMLDTCKAKGKEVIIITTDQFPCGQLQAKQYLNMPPLGPLDKTAAAPASPSEIQLITSPQCTSSSLCPPKTVFPFKEAQSCGVSSHLCSPSRFQRLQQPLLRLNSEPWLKVPASSSLEYGKDVTPTEDLTRRIPKLDGRTPTTDSFKWYEGRSVRDKGGEEGKNECPKHVGQKISIPGLLSSHSASHPNLHSANLGTDSLTSPSSCPGGKNLGTPLHSMASSSLHSIIQRRKLGSDIYSSDPQLARGIHNLPEESEQKTQDSLDGKRHAPLHFSGTLGSRESLSTTGPSRRVLSGYERRGSGTFLLDHNSQARPRSLPPLTLGSTNTPVLNVYNLCSGAGGGLCEKEFGLKSFLPSAPPGHPKELTRRMLLRRHSMQTEQFKTSV, from the coding sequence ATGGAGGGAGAAGGCAGCAGCCCTGGGGTAGCCATGGATTCAGGGAACCCCTTGCTGAGAGCGGTCTTCCTCCGTCGCCTGCGGCTCACGCGGCTGCTCTTGGAGGGAGGCGCTTACGTCAACGAGAGCGACGGCCAAGGCCAGACGCCGCTGATGGTGGCCTGCAGGACGCAGCACTGTGACGCCCAGAGCGCCAGCCGGGTCAAACTGGTCCAGTTTCTCCTGGAGAAAGGAGCAGACCCCAACATCCAGGACAAGGAGGGTCGCTCTGTACTGATGCACGCCTGCCAGGAGCAGGCCGGCCTCGAGGTGGTGTCTTTGCTCCTTGACAACGGAGCGGACATCGGCCTGGAGGATCAGTCCGGGATGTCGGCGCTGGTCTATGCAGTCATGGCCGGAGACTGGAAGGTTCTGAAGCTGATGCTCGACACATGCAAGGCCAAGGGGAAGGAGGTGATCATCATAACCACGGACCAGTTCCCGTGTGGACAACTGCAAGCTAAGCAGTACCTCAACATGCCTCCCCTTGGTCCTCTTGATAAGACAGCAGCAGCTCCTGCATCTCCCTCTGAAATCCAGCTCATCACCTCCCCACAGTGCACCTCCTCTTCTTTATGTCCCCCAAAGACTGTCTTCCCCTTTAAAGAAGCCCAGTCCTGTGGCGTGAGCTCCCATCTATGTTCCCCATCACGGTTTCAAAGGTTGCAGCAGCCCCTCCTGAGGTTGAACTCTGAGCCATGGCTCAAGGTCCCAGCGTCTTCGTCGTTAGAATATGGCAAAGACGTCACCCCAACTGAGGACCTCACTCGCAGAATTCCCAAATTGGACGGCAGGACTCCAACAACCGACAGCTTCAAATGGTATGAAGGAAGATCAGTGAGGGacaaaggaggagaagaaggaaagaATGAATGCCCCAAGCACGTGGGACAAAAGATATCCATACCAGGTCTCCTTTCATCCCACTCGGCCTCCCACCCTAACCTCCATTCTGCAAACCTGGGAACAGATTCTCTCACCTCTCCTTCCTCCTGCCCTGGTGGCAAAAACCTTGGCACTCCACTTCACAGCATGGCCTCTTCAAGCCTTCACAGCATCATCCAGAGGCGCAAACTCGGGTCGGACATCTACAGTTCTGACCCCCAGCTGGCTAGAGGCATCCACAATCTGCCTGAGGAGTCCGagcagaaaacacaagactcaTTAGATGGTAAGAGGCACGCCCCGTTACATTTCTCCGGCACGCTGGGCTCCAGGGAGTCCCTGTCGACTACCGGCCCGAGCAGGAGAGTGCTGTCTGGGTACGAGCGCAGAGGGTCTGGAACTTTCTTGTTGGACCACAACTCGCAGGCCAGGCCTCGATCTCTGCCCCCTCTGACCCTCGGCTCCACCAACACCCCCGTCCTTAATGTTTATAACCTCTGCTCCGGTGCTGGAGGTGGTTTGTGTGAGAAAGAGTTTGGCCTAAAGAGTTTCCTTCCCTCCGCTCCCCCTGGACACCCCAAAGAGCTGACCAGGAGGATGCTGCTGAGGAGACACTCCATGCAGACCGAACAGTTCAAAACCTCAGTGTGA